ttaaataatacacatataacatattattagattagactaaaaagaaaacaccccactggcctgactaaagaaataaaatagtcaaactcgaagatagtatcccgctgggggtagacattcacatgttatttagcgaTTAACGCGTTTACTGCCGCGTCACCCCTATTCGGGTGACGACAAAGTTTCTGATAGGGCCGCGTCACCCATATTCGGGTGGCGCTTATTTGattacttgcgaaggatcgtcgtgggtatttgaaaagatattccacaggaagtaataaaactattgaattgttataaaagtaatacgaaaatggtttattaaggaaattatttagaatgtaaaactttgaagcattctatacaaagctgaggttggtcggaacaatttggacaataagttgttgttttctttaaattctctcGTGTCTTTGATCGGTCCGTTCGACGACTTTTATCTGCATAACATAGTTTACATGCGCGtttaatgcttcttccggaatcatttTTCCGAACGGCGATATGCTGATTCCAACGAAGACAaggattttttgtattttcagacagccctaataattttgcagctaataattctctaaatcttctaatatttacatccttccttgttgcaattttgtaaaccGTCAAAGCGTTTACAACAGAAATTTCCAGAAGGAGTTGAATGCCAAGTTTTCGGTACCATTTGATTCCTCTTCTAATTGTGGTGGCATAAGAAACCATTTGGTCGGAATAATCTATACCACACTCGTGGCCTGAAGGAGATTTCATCGAAAACACGCGCGGCAGTCAACGTGtgaagctagaaaaatttaccaaatgcccagctggacaaattgtaaagtataaattaaataataaaaaaaatataacatattaaactgtaaaaaataaagaatacatTGAATACCTTAATTTCTTACAACTACTGTAATActcagaaaatttttattccaatgaATACGACATGGTCAGCGATAAAGAGCACACATGTAAGAGAACacgaaaaatatgttaaactcgaaactcgttaaaattgatattcctCCTTTTTCCGTGGACGCTTCATGTTATATCAAAGGTCCGTGGAAAAGCCAGGAAAATCCCATGACGCAAAATGGgacgaaaatcaagaataagaaaattatgttgCTGGCTTTGCttttgagaaaattgagtttgaaaatttgcggTGTATGTATATCCAGTAGCGGACAAGAGTTTAAGACAGCTACTTATCTGCTAGATTATcgtactatatacatatatgtattatactaagataataaataatcaacaTTTCGTAGTTGTCCTTGCAATACATGACACTCGCGCTTTATCTACGAACGGTTATGAGACTTTTAAAACACGAACGATACTCGAGAggataaatatgaaatgacTCGATGCTATACTCGCTGACATTACTTTAGGACGAACGTTCGAATTCAGTGGTGCAtcgaattaatcgaacgatGATAAAACTATCTGGCACGACATACTACATTTATAGTAACAATCGTTGGATTCAAGTGAAAATCGCGAATAAAACCAGCGATCTGCGCtaagaagatagaaaaattgttacgtTACCTCGCaacaagaaaaatacatttgaaaaatagatCTGAGTATTGCCACAGCTTGTAAGCAGGCGCTATCATGGTGCCTATGagtatagaaaaaagaaaaataatgcaGAAACGATAAACCAAAGAAACAACAGCAAAGACCACTGTTTATCCTGAAATGAAACGATCATGCTGATTTTGACCTCGAAGGACGCGGAAGAAACCAATGCTCAGACGCAAAAATCAGAAGCTGAGAATTGCTTTCGCCGAAGCACACGAGCACTGGACGGTACAAGATTTGGTTCAAAGTCTTATTATTTACCGAATGTTCAgctgaacaaattgtaaaataccaattaaataataaaaaaaaagtcttATTCTCGGATGAgtcgaaatttatttagtaGAGTGAAACTGAATAGAGAACGATTGCAACTATTTCAGTAGCATTTTTCAATAGCAGCTAGTGGTTGTGTGTTGTTTAGGATACAGAACGATATTTTACGCGAACTTTTGTCCGCTAGTGTACGTAGAATTTGCTGAATTCTCAACTAAACGAAAGTAGGTAATTGATAAAGATAATAAGGATAATTGATCAGCAGGTTAGTCTACGTGTGAAAATAAAcggaaaatgtagaataaaattacagcCACAGATCGGCTAAATCGATTTACCGCATGTCCTTattggataaattgtaaagtttcttaaaagtacaaaaaaaaaaagaaaaaaaactaTACATAGATTATTGCGATTGAagtgatataataaaaataaatagatgcAGAATAGAGTTCCAATTATCCGAAATGTCCGATTAATCGGCACACGTTTCTCAACTATTCTTCAGAAACCGTCGCGAATCGTATTTCGCATAAACGAAGAAGTCGAATGCATCGATGGTCGTCGATACTAAACAGTTGATTAAACAGTTGATTGAAACGAATTATCTCTGCATTAGTCATGGTggcttttttaaaattattttctttgtttttatcaCCTCATAGGTACAGTTTGATTATGTGGCATTGCTTTGGTCCTGAGGGATTCCACTGTATAAGATTGTGTTTCTGCTTCAATGAAGAAtaacttcaatttttccaaagcAAGCAAAAGCACTTGTATATGTTTGGTAATATAACAACGGTACaaggaaaaatgtagaatCGAACATTTTTGAAGAAAGGAAGTTTCTGAAAGAAACATCGTTTACAAGTTACTGCTCGCGCGGTTTGCAAACAAAGTTTCGCCGCCGCGTATTCTTGcgggtaaaaaagaaatggcaCACAGCCATGCAGTGGTGGTGCctcgttaatttttcaagcTCCTCAGATATATCTGGCATTGTTTTGATATTTCGTGGATACTCAATGCGCGTAAAACGTGCTCAAACAATTTCAGAAATCTCTCGACAACGTCAGGCGCGAAAATAAATTCCTCGTCTTCCTCGATTCATTCCATGAACCAACGACACACataaattatcgaagaaaagagaagacaaaaaaaaaaagaacggaaGAAAGAATGGGAACAGGTCGGTTGAATCGTCACAGTCGATTTTGTTTGACCTTCGTGGAATAGCGAAACGAAGGTATGTATATACAGGTTTGTTAACGATGAGAGACACTGATGGCGACAAAAACAGAACAGATGGACTATGCCAGATGTCACCGCAATGGGATCGTCGCGTCGTAATCTTGTCGCTCTTCTAGCTTGAAAGCCGGCCTCTGAAAAGGATCTCTCGATAAAACGGCATAGCTCGACGAATGGTACCGCGATAATGGTAACAATAgtcttatttctattattcgtCGCGCGTCGGCCGTGCAATTATATCCTAATGGCACTTGGCGTTCAATGCTAAAATTAACCGTTCCTGGATGAAACGAAAGGAGTGGTACGTACAGTGAGCGTCACGTAACTGCCGAGCCAGCAAACTCGACGAAATGACGGATTTCAGATTTCTTGATTTTACGATCGAACAGGTTGGATAAAAACGAGCTTTGTTCGTTTACAATGTACGGAGACTGCGAAAAATATGGTAGTCTATTGTGGTGTACTACGAATAGCATCGCAGTTATTATTGGGTttatataccaattaattgGAACCGACTGTAACAAATTTCGTCTCGTTTAGTAGCAAAAAGAAAACGGACTTTacgaaattaacgaaattacaaaacgaaattaaggtatgtgtatataaatacgtGTCGTAgctattgtatatttttttgaataggcatttcaattttttaacgatagttaacaatttaatatacaataacaGAAGACTTCaactaattaaatatatatattttgttatttatttttgcctGCCGGCTACGACATGAGATTGATTTACACGGGTTTCTTCAaattacgaatgaaattacGAATATCATAGGAATAGTTGTTTCTATgggaataattatttttcattccatgACAAGTCGAATACTGTATCTTGGCATACAGTAGCACACGAAAGTGTTAAAACACTCTTagaatttttagttttatgcTCATATTATACGAGGCATTTCGAAATGTCATTAGCATCGTAACAAGACGCgattttattatgattatattagtgaaacgaatgtaaaaatatatagagaagttacaagatatttgtCGAACGCATACACTTCGCGAACATCACCAACATATTGTACAGTTGATTATatcattcgttttattaataagTCACAATATGTAGTGAGATCATCTGCAGCACTAATTGTATGTTTAAAACTATTATTCACGtcgtatactaatttttcattaagcGTATGCTTTCAATAAACGTTTtctaacttttatatacatttttgaatTGGTTGCAAATTTGGCTATCATAATCACGATAGCTGTGTTtcattacagtgctaatgaaataaatgaaaactttCCTATAATGCACGTAACGTTTTCATGAAAGTTTGTTGTGGTAAGtgctcgaatatttttttgaatCACTGTAGATTATTTTTCACGATGTTTCACTATATCGTGAGTCTTGTCTCTTATTACTAGCCTTTACTGTGTAAACGTAACCATCGTAGGTTTTAAAATGTTCCTGTGTCtaagttaaattaaaacacTCGTGGTGTACCGTTATGTTCGAGTTAGCTTAAACACGAAACATCTACAGTAGAAATAGAATGcgtttattatgtaaaaagtcgaaaaatttgataacgGAAACGTTTATTTAAACGAGTATGGACAAACGAAAGCGCTTctatcgtttaaaatattgtttgcgGTGAAAAGAGTCGACAAATCTAACCTGATACAATGTAACTGTTTTCATAAACTTTGAACATTAAAAGTGGAGCAAGCCAAAATGTCATTCATTTGTCAAAATGTTTTCTCGTATCATAAGAAAAAGactaaagtaaaataatcaaaattaagGAAAGTAACTAAGCTGTGTAATTACCAAAAATGTGTAGTTcgattgaagaaaaaaatgtcaaCGACCTTGAAAAGTATGACTTTGAGAGGGAAAActcataaattataacattccTCATTCTACATCACCAGTTTTCCTCCAACGCAATTTTTTGTATCGACTAAAGTATTAAAGTAAAGATATTATGCAATGCAATGTAAACGAAACACactgtatattttacttatttggCTTTATCCACAcattatcgtttaaaattattattcttttcgtattttaatatttgtgcATATATACACCGAACTGTaggtaatatataataataattattcttattatacgtaaacaaattatacgtaataatcACGTAcactgaattattttaattcactGTATTCGCGGAATTCTAGACAAAACACGTTTAACTTGAATCATTATGAATCAACAATCCTGAAAGAATCGGGTATATATGAAATGATTGATtgttcaattataattttattctctcataaataaagaaaattctataaataattacggAGGGTgaactaattaaaaatatccagaCATGCATAAACTTATTGGATAATCGTGAAAGCACTTCGTCTATTGTGTATTTATACCGGCATAGACGAGATAGCAGAAGAAAGGAGGCAGAAAATAAGAGAGACAAAgagacggagagagagagagagagagagaaagagagactgGAAAGGTACCGACCAGGGTAACGTACAGAAACTTGCCAGTACTCATTAGAACCCGTGTCGTAATCTGTTGTTAAACGCGTTAGCAGCCGAGCAGAGAAAGTTTTCAGACTGAATTCAACGAACAGACTGAATTCTCTCTCCTCTTATTTCTCTGTATTCTCTGTCAAGACAACGCAGCATCAACTATTACGAGTATTCCATTCTGTTCACGTGCATTATAGTTACTATTCGAGTATTTCGACCAGAaagttttctttcttgttctattacgtataaataaaaagtcacCTACACTCGAATGTACAAGGTGTCTCAGTAATTCTGTTACAAAGCGTTACTTTTAATGAGACAAGGAGATGCTCAAAGCAATGAATTATTTAGCTCGAAGAGACGCATGTTATGATGCGAAacatatttgtagaaatttacatgtttacgtctttttttttaaaggcCACGCTTTTTTATGTACTAACTGATGCGTTTTTTTATTCCCTATACAAAAATGTCGCGGAAATGTTTGATTCAAGAGACatctcaattttaatttcatgaaatttaccCTACGAAAAATGACAAAACGTACAAACACAAATGTTCCTTTGCTTGTCTTTCATATGCAAAGTTCTCAACGCTagtattgaattattaatgatttaatattcgatttaataaataatgatttaagaatattattgaattaatattctttaaatcttACTTATTGATCTTATCTTCCAAATGTCTTAATGTTTTACACAGGGAATAAATCAATGTATCCTCAATCATAGAAAAGATAacgattgtaaaaaaaatgaaacaagctttttcgtatttttctacatgtagttgtgaatattttatttttatttaacgaaaaaagACAATAAATTACAACGCTCTAAATAAAACGCTAAATAAAACGTAATGAATGAAATACAATGCTCTGTTAAATGAAACGTAGTAAACGTTGTAAATGAAACATCGATATACAAATATCTTAGTACCTTTTATCGACATGACAAAGTTAATTAGTTTAGAATTTAGAACAACAAGCATGATTCATAAACATTTTCCTTCAAAGCCTGTTCGTTccaaatttcacaaaattattatcatttccTTTAACTGggtttgtatatatttttcaagccAGCCGAcgtgtttattttattttttataaaaggaTATTAAAGTATTGGCGTCTGAAAATGGTTAACTTAAatagtatttcaattttaattttgtaaaacttgtTGCATGGAAATGCGCGGTATGAAGATGCACTAGTTGGTGCATAATATATGCAACTACATTAAAATGctactttaaaaaatgatgaCAAGCTTGAGAAGCTGAAAAAGATtacattgaaaaaagaaaaaatcttgAATCACAATATTCGGTTGTCTGAATCAACTAGCTTTAGTCTGAcataattctttatataagCAAAACTAACCAAGGAGTTGTAAGATATTTACGAATgcaagataaaagaaaacgtGCTGTATAGCaagctataaaagtatatGGTTAGACTGCAATTTCTTGTGCatttatgtgaaatttaaagatacaaaaattgacGTATTTTAAATGtgtgcataaaaatataaaataacatgaaAATTCCCGgtctaaatttatatttcattctatttcacataaaaattGCTATGACAAGGAAAAGATAagcaataatattatattatgaagtttaaattttctattttttgtcATTATCAATGTTCTTTGATACGAGTATTGatagtaaaagaatttttactttaattaggAAAATCACTTTCATCATGAATTAGTAATATCTTTGAAGTTATcaatgttaaatttaaaatcgtattaaatataGGTTCTATCAAAAATTGcaatacattttcaatttaccatgaaaataaaatttcataagatGATTCTAAGTAAAGACCGATGGAAAAATCATAGCGtgcattttattcttatatttagcAATGAACAACAATCTCTGGCTATCGTGTGCTACAAAGTTGGTTGTTCAACAgatattctctttcttcgtaatTCAACAGAATAATATTCACGTATGTTCACTAGAATAAATACTTTTAGTTGAAAATGTGATGTTACATCTCCTTGTTGTCGGTGTACGTTATGTTGTACTCTTAATATATTTGTCTATGACAAAcattataattgaattataactAGTGGGACAAGGTAAgaatacttaaatattatgttatgtatattaattcataatttaaatatgtgaatgttcaaataaaaggaagatatatcaaatatctttTGTGGCAGAGGAAACAACAAACCTGAAGGTGTACTGAATGCCCGTAATGATAGTAACTGCTGGCTGTAGATGTCGATgctgggggggggggggactgctgtattttcttcttat
This sequence is a window from Bombus pyrosoma isolate SC7728 linkage group LG10, ASM1482585v1, whole genome shotgun sequence. Protein-coding genes within it:
- the LOC122571934 gene encoding uncharacterized protein LOC122571934 isoform X1; the encoded protein is MKSPSGHECGIDYSDQMVSYATTIRRGIKWYRKLGIQLLLEISVVNALTVYKIATRKDVNIRRFRELLAAKLLGLSENTKNPCLRWNQHIAVRKNDSGRSIKRACKLCYADKSRRTDRSKTRENLKKTTTYCPNCSDQPQLCIECFKVLHSK